Within the Candidatus Reidiella endopervernicosa genome, the region TAATCTCGATTTTATCGGCAAAGCGCAGTCGGTTCTCGAGCGCCTCGATGAGTCGGTCGATCTGCTCGGGAGCAAACAGCGAAGGGGTACCGCCGCCAAAGAAGATCGAGACGATCTCGCGTCCTGCCACCAGAGGTAGGTCGTGCTCAAGATCGGCCAGCAGCGCATCGATATATTCGTGCTGTGGGATCTTCTCCCCAGGCTCGTGCGAGTTGAAGTCGCAGTAGGGGCATTTACGCACGCACCACGGAAAGTGGACGTAGAGTGAGAGTGGCGGTAGCGCCAGCATGCTCATCAGAGATAGCGGGCGAGCATCCCCATCTCGCTGCCATCGGCAGGAAGCGGAATGCGCACCCGATAGTCGGAGCCGGGCGCCTCATCCATTGCGTTGCCCTTCATATCCTGCATCGACTCGAGCTTGAAACGGATGTTGCCGCTGGGGCGAATCAGCTCCAGCTCATCACCGACACCGAACTTGTTCTTAGCCAACACCTCAGTTAGGCCGCTCGCCTCGTCATGGCCAGTTATCTCGGCAACATACTGTTGGGTGGCGCTTTCGGAGCGGTTCTGGTGATAATTCTGTGTCTCAACGTGGGCGTGGCGATTGTAGAAACCGCTGGTGTAACCGCGACTGGCCAGGGCATCTAGATTTTCGACCAGATTGGGGTTGAAGGGACGACCCTCAACCGCATCGTCAATCGCCTGGCGGTAGATCTGCGCGGCACGCGCGGTGTAGTAGACCGACTTGGTGCGCCCCTCGATCTTCAGTGAGTCGACGCCGATCTCGACCAGTCGGTCGACATACTCCACTGCACGAAGATCCTTGGAATTCATGATATAGGTGCCGTGCTCATCCTCCATCACCGGCATCAACTCGCCCGGACGCTCCTTCTCCTCGATCAGATAGAGATCATCGGCCTGTGGATGACGCTCCTCTAGAGATTCGGGGGTATAGATCTGCACCGCATCGCCACTCTGATCCTCCTCGGCGGGTTTCACCTTGTAGTCCCAGCGGCAGGCGTTGGTGCAGCTCCCCTGGTTGGCATCGCGATGGTTGAAGTATCCGGAGAGCAGGCAACGGCCGGAGTAGGCGATGCAGAGCGCGCCGTGTACAAAGACCTCAAGCTCCATATCGGGGCAGCGCTGACGAATATCCTCAATCTCATCCAGCGAGAGCTCGCGCGAGAGGATAATTCGACTGACGCCGACCGACTTCCAGAAATTGACCGCCGCGTAGTTGACGGTGTTGGCCTGCACCGAGAGGTGGATCGGTATCTCTGGCCAACGCTCACGCACCAGCATGATCAGGCCGGGGTCGGCCATGATCAGCGCATCGGGTTTGAGCGCTGCCAGCGGCTCCATATCGGCCATGAAGGTGTCGACCTTGTTGTTGTGCGGCAGCAGATTACAGGCAACAAAGAGCTGCTTGCCGAGCATCCGCGCCTCATCCATGCCGATGGCCAGATTATCAAGGTCGAAGCTGTTGTTGCGCACCCGCAGGCTGTAGCGCGGCATTCCGGCGTAGACTGCATCGGCACCGAAGGCGTAGGCGTAGCGCAGGTGTTTGAGTGTGCCAGCGGGGGCGAGAAGTTCGGGGCGTCTATTCATGGCGAGAGGTCGTGTTTAACAGCGGCGTTGGCCGTAGGGCAGCGACTAGACGATTAGTCGTCCAGGCTGGTGTTGTTGGGAAGCAGGCTGTCAGGGATCATCTTGCCCTCTGCGGTCATGGTTTTTCGCACGCAGC harbors:
- the yegQ gene encoding tRNA 5-hydroxyuridine modification protein YegQ — protein: MNRRPELLAPAGTLKHLRYAYAFGADAVYAGMPRYSLRVRNNSFDLDNLAIGMDEARMLGKQLFVACNLLPHNNKVDTFMADMEPLAALKPDALIMADPGLIMLVRERWPEIPIHLSVQANTVNYAAVNFWKSVGVSRIILSRELSLDEIEDIRQRCPDMELEVFVHGALCIAYSGRCLLSGYFNHRDANQGSCTNACRWDYKVKPAEEDQSGDAVQIYTPESLEERHPQADDLYLIEEKERPGELMPVMEDEHGTYIMNSKDLRAVEYVDRLVEIGVDSLKIEGRTKSVYYTARAAQIYRQAIDDAVEGRPFNPNLVENLDALASRGYTSGFYNRHAHVETQNYHQNRSESATQQYVAEITGHDEASGLTEVLAKNKFGVGDELELIRPSGNIRFKLESMQDMKGNAMDEAPGSDYRVRIPLPADGSEMGMLARYL